CGTTTAAAAACTACTTGAAAAGTATTGTAaatactataaactatttactATGCAACAAgcatatttatttactataacTTACTGTAACAATAGTATAATAAATACTACATACTGGACACTGAAATTCTtaattcttaaaatgtttaaaacaatttgTTTAATTATCATTTAAATATTGTAGATGTAGTTTAGtcaatttttagtttataatataacaaacccattcctttttcaaattatttatttatttagatagatagatcaagtTGTTCACAAGTTGTAATAAGATGACAAAGTGTTGCTGTATTCATTCTTCTTATTCCAAACTACAATTGAGGTAGTAACTAATATTTCCAGAGAAGGAAACAAAGAGATACAcagccattattttttttattttactactatTATAAATATGCTCCTCATTGAtcaatgtttaatattatttttattaatgcagTACATAATTTAACTCAATAATTTTGAATATTGAGGGTCAAACCAAATGTGTTCATCTTTTAATTCCTGAGAAACTGACTTAGTGAAACTGAAAAGTTTCAACTCAAGTTACAACTAAATAATacaaactgtattttacaaacatttaaacattcatttttacaCTGGACAGATTTATGTTAATCATTTCACAGGAAAAAATAGGTAACTTCAGATGAGAACAATATTTGTTTGTGTAAATCTGTAATTATTTAGAAGTACAACATTTATCCATGTATACGTTTTCCTTTAAACTAAACCACATAATTAATATTTGCAACCAGCTTTTACTCATTACTCAATTCACTGAAGTCTACCTGAATAGTCTTTTTATCTTTTACACAACTAAGTAGTTTTTCTTATTCATTATGACAGCACTTTCTTAAAAAACATTTAGTAATCATTTTAACTGATGTTTACATAGATATTTACATGCTGATATACATGAAATCAATCTGCTTTTTattcttgaaaatgttttatgatatttttttgaATTACTTTCTTTATGCTTTCTATAATGTCTTTAGTCATCAAAGAGTAAATAATGGGATTTATCACCGGACAAAGGAGGTTTTGAACAGTAGCAACCATGAGACGAGCATCCATAGAGAATGACGGTATTCGAGAAGTGACATAGACAAAGCCAGCAGAAAGCACCGTCGTAATCACCACAAAAAGATGAGCCCCACAAGTTGAAAAGGCCTTCATGTGCCCacctgtactttttatttttaggacAGTAACTATAATTTTACCatatgaaataatgaaaataatggtATGAAGAATTAAGAGACCAAGACCGAAAACCAAACCTAAAACACTATTAACACTATAGTCAGTACAAGACATTTTGATTAGTGCAGCATGACCACAGTAGTAGTTTGGTATTTTGTTTGGTCCACAAAAAGACAGTTGAAAAGCAAAGTACAGGAGCACTAATGGAGTCACTAATGCCACTGTCCAGCAAAGTGCCAACAGTGTGATCACTAATTTGTTGCTCATAACTGTGACATATTGTAACGGATTACAAACTGCTATGACACGGTCATAACACATGGCTGCCAATATATGTAGCTGGACATTAGTACCATGTAAGAAGGCAAAAGTCTGAATAAAACAAGCAGAAAATGAAATTGTGTTCAGATTAAACACTAAATTTGCTAGTGTTTTTGGAATGACAATTGTAGTAATTAACACATCTACAAGAGCTAAATTGCAGATAAAGACATACATGGGTTTATGAAGGTTTTCATCTctgacaattaaaataataataaaaaagttttcaagtaaaatcaaaatatatGCAGAAAAGAAGAATGCAGTGAGGATTGATTTAGACTCCTTGTCTTGAAATCCAGGGAACCCCAACAGGATAAATTCAAATTCTGTCCCATTGTGCATTTTACAGGCAGAACGTCCTTAAagcaaagaagaataaaaacaaaaaaatgttatttaaatattaattttaaataaaacattttaaaagctcaTTAAACAGTTTGGATCAAATGAGCTAAGCACAATCTTGGCAGCTTTTGatgcaattattttaaaagataattaaaatagtaagaaaagaATAATCCATTCAACAGAGTACATGGGACGCTTTAGTTTTTCTTTCAGTGAGTTaaatttctcttttgattttgtAGCCATGGCCAGTCTTGTGTTCCAACCAATTTGTGATTTTAACCAGACTTCTGTCATAATTACATATGCCATTATTTGACAGTTTTGGCTTTTATTGTGTCAGTCCTTAATGGCACAACAAGATTGATTCACCtgttaaagaatttaacaagaaCAACTGAGCCAGTGCTGCTCAAACTCAGCCCTGCAGAGCACTTGTGgcagcagatttttgttccaatcagtttCACAATCAAAGAGGCATTTTCTTTCTAAAAGATCACATTTCTTTAGCTATTTTTTAGGCTGCAACTAGCATTAGAGCCACCAACATCAGGAAAAGCTGAATAAACATCTTGATGAtgctgaaaattttaaaaaccaatgaaacaaaatcaataaaactatCCTTATGAAAATGCTTGGTAcacagtaataaaaaatataattacagaaAATGTTGTAATTTGTACATTGACCCCAACATTTAACAGCTTGCTTAATCGGACTAGTagtttaaaaacagacaataaatggAACAAAATACTGCAGCCGCATGAGGTCCAGATGAAtgagtttaagaaccactggacTAAGCTATTCTGATCCCTCTTTTCAAGATttggatgttttattttttaaaaatcttgctTTTCAAAATCATGTGCTTGCTAAAGATCACAGCAGCATAAGCAACAGTGAAGTAGCTGCACTTGTCATTTGCACCCATGTCTGCTCCTATTTGATCAGAAATGACACCGCTTTTAAATTAAACTCTTCCATTAAAGAATTGACCTCCATCATTTTGTAGTCAGAAAGAAGATTCAAAGTAACATTTCAATCCAAAATATTACAAGTGAGAGAGGGAGGACACGCATTAAATGGAAAACAGAAGAAGCTATGccaattatattttcatttgtgaAACCATCAGTGAGGCACTGCTTAAACAACAAtggcatttcaaaataaacagcacagaAAAATCTCAAGATCTGGAAAAtgtaatctttattttgtaaattcctAGAAAAGGTCactattattgtgttattttgtaaCGACACAATAAAGTTCTAATGCAGTAAATAAGTATGTGATTAATTAAGAGTCAGGTTTCCATTAAAAGCAGGtcttgattggaacaaaaacctgcagtcacttcAGCACTTCAGCCTTCCTTGGCCACAGTTGACTAGAAGGTGTAGAACGTTATGTTACtgtgtaaaatacattttgagcCGACTTGCAGTAAAtgctacactgaaaaaaattgcattgcccataataacattttttatcaaaaataatttaattatgcttaatgcactaaattatATATCCTGAAAcaacatgatatttttatataaaatgaatgaaactttttcattctctgtaaaattaattatattatgttaaatgaacatgtcaataaagcaatattttaacaatagttttataaactttttaaaaattgcccCTCACCGAGTTACTTAGCTATAACTTTTTTAGGTTGTCAATTATACTTGTTCCAGTATCATTTTCATGTTCATGTTCaaagttattaataagaaataaacaggtttaCTTATaccaaaactaattttatttgataaaaacaatacaaaccagcaaaaatacaaaagattagttttcaaaagctgaaatgtacaaCAGTTGTACAAGAACACTGCTTCTTTGGTCATGGCATTCTGGCACAGCCAATGTATAACTAAATATGAACAGAAAATAAACCTTGGATAaagtattaaattataaaatacatttat
Above is a window of Polypterus senegalus isolate Bchr_013 chromosome 2, ASM1683550v1, whole genome shotgun sequence DNA encoding:
- the LOC120524408 gene encoding olfactory receptor 187-like; translated protein: MPRGEPYHKAEKVPQIPAAFTTLCWFTTYSISMRLGGSDLNGGSASTALDLVICNVLARRKQRKIIIIPERQEVQRPYPDGPPQIGTRVLPCRVDKGENDGSSNFTVVSATVTISKQMIQKRKTFSIETFAFLHGTNVQLHILAAMCYDRVIAVCNPLQYVTVMSNKLVITLLALCWTVALVTPLVLLYFAFQLSFCGPNKIPNYYCGHAALIKMSCTDYSVNSVLGLVFGLGLLILHTIIFIISYGKIIVTVLKIKSTGGHMKAFSTCGAHLFVVITTVLSAGFVYVTSRIPSFSMDARLMVATVQNLLCPVINPIIYSLMTKDIIESIKKVIQKNIIKHFQE